Genomic window (Polaromonas sp. JS666):
TGGCCGCTTCCGCCATATCGCCCTTGGCCTGCATGGCCATCATGCGCGGACGAGGGGGGTAGCCCTGGTCGTTGGCGGTGATGGACACCTCGCGCAGCGTGTAGCTGTTAAAGCCGAAGCTTTTCGATACCTCGCCGGCTTTGGCCTTGAAGCGCTCGATCGCCAGCGCCTGGGCTTCGCCCTCCACCCTGGCACGCTGCTCACGACTCAAGGCGAAGCTGACATTGGCCAGCGTCAGGGTCTGGATCTTGCCAGCCGTGCTGGTAATGCGTGAAAAATCCCGGCCTTCAAGCACCAATTCGGTGGAACCCTGCCAGCCATTGATCTTGCCGTCCTTGCCGTAGCGCGGGTACAGGCTGAAGTTCCCGGTCCGCACATCCATCTGGCCGGGGGCTACGGCCTGCCGGGCCTGGGCCAATGCGGTGTCAAGCGCCTGCTTGAGCTGGGTTTGCACCGCACCTGCATCGGTGCCGCCTACCGTGGTGCTCATTGAAATTGACAGCAGATCCTGCTGCACCTCTACCGACCCGCTGGCCGACAGCTGAGCCACATTTTGCAGGGGCTCTCGCGGCGTGGTTTGCGCCAAAGCGCCTGCGGCCCCTGCCAGCAGCAAGCAAGCAGCTATCCATTTTTGAGTACGCATCGAGTGATTACCTTTCGGGCAGTGAAGAAAGAGTGAAGAGTGGAAATCATGTACAGAAACTGGCGCAACTCCACGCGGCCTCCCACCGTGTATGTGCCCGGCTTACACGTGTCAACACCGTACCAACAGACGAACGTACCAGTGACAGGCAAGCCTGAGGCAAGAGCCGGTCGAAGGATTTGCAGCTTGCATTTTGCTTCCTGTCCTGTGCGTGGCCCTGTTCCGTCGACTCACCATCGGGCCTGCCATATCGCAGTCACTGTGCGGCGGTGTGGAGATGGGAGATGGGCTTTTGATCACGTCCGTAAGACTGCACGACACTCCTATCCACTCTATGTGCCGCTTGCATTTCGCCGCAACTTTTGTAACAGTGTGTCAAAGCGAGTGAAAAAAGAGACATCGGGCGTTTTCAGCCTTCAAAATGGCTCTGTTACAAATTACCGGATGACTATGACCCAAGCTCAACCCACTGCCCGTGCCGACAAGATTCTCATCCTTGACGACGACGCCCGCATTCGCGACCTGTTGCGCCGCTACCTGGCCCAAGAGGGCTTCGAAGTCATTCTTGCCGAAGACAGCAAGGCCCTGAACCGCATCATGCTGCGTGACGCTGTCGACCTGATCGTGCTGGACCTGATGATGCCCGGTGAAGACGGCCTTTCCATTTGCCGCCGCCTGCGCGCCGCCAACGATCGCACCCCCATCATCATGCTGACCGCCAAAGGTGAAGACGTGGACCGCATCGTCGGCCTGGAAGTTGGCGCCGACGACTACCTGGCCAAACCCTTCAATCCCCGGGAACTGCTGGCCCGCATCCACGCGGTGCTGCGCCGCCGCCCCACAGCCGAAGTGCCGGGCGCGCCGTCCAGCGACCAGGAAGTGATTACTTTCGGGCCGTTTTCCTTCGACATGGGCCTGCGCACACTGCATAAAAATGGCGAAGAACTGCCGCTGACCACTGGCGAGTTCGCCATGCTGAAAACCCTGGTGCGCCATCCTCGCCAGCCGCTTTCCCGCGAAAAGCTGGCGCAACTGGCGCGCGGCCGCGAGTTCGAACCTTTCGACCGCAGCCTGGACGTGCAGGTCTCGCGCCTGCGCAAGCTGATCGAGGTGGATGCAGCCGTTCCCCGCTACATACAGACAGTCTGGGGTATCGGCTACGTTTTTGTACCGGATGGAACCAACTGACACACCAGGTCTCACCCACCTCACGTCTTGCAGGAGGTGCCAGCCGTCCACGCTGACCTGACCGGCACCCGGCGAGACTCACGTCCATCCTTGCGCCCTTGCGGCATGCCTACCCACCTTTATGGACGCCACCAACCCGATACCGCTTGAAACTGCGCCCGCTCCGCTGGAAATGCGCCCACGTCGGGGTTTCAGCCTGTTCTGGCGGACCTTTTTCTTTCTGGCACTGCTGCTGCTCGGCTCCATCGTGGCCTGGCTTCAAACCTTTCGCGCACTGGAATCGGAACCGCGCGCCATTCAAAGCGCGCAGCAACTGGCATCGATGGTGAACCTGAGCCGTGCGGCCCTGCGCTATTCGGACTCGATCGCCCGGGTCTCGCTGATCAAGACGCTGGCCGACGAGGAACGCGTACGCATCACGCCACGTGAACCCAAGGACAAGTTCGAACTCTTTGAAAGCGACGACGAACTGGGCGAGCGCATCACCCAGGAACTTCAGGCGCGCCTGGGCGGCAACACTGTTGTAGCCAGCACAGTCAATGGCCAGAAGGGTTTGTGGGTTGGCTTTGCGATTGACGGAGACGCCTACTGGCTGCTCACCGATCCTTCCAAGATGGGACCTTCCCGCGGCAGCACCTGGGTGATCTGGCTCATCACCGCGGCCATCCTGTCGCTGGCCGGAGCCGCCTTCATCGCGCGCCTGATCAACCGTCCGCTCAAGCAGCTGTCATTCGCGGCCAGCCGCATGCGGGACGGCGATTTTGACGCGAGCCTGCTCGACGAAAAAGTGGCCACCAGCGAAATCCGCGAGGTCAATATCGGCTTTAACCGCATGGCCGAACAGCTGTCCAAAATCGAGCAGGACCGGGTCATCATGCTGGCAGGTATTTCCCATGACTTGCGCACGCCGCTGGCACGCCTGCGGCTGGAAACCGAAATGAGCGTGGCCGACAAGGACGCGCGCGACCACATGGCGGCCGACATCACCCAGCTCGATGCCATCATTGACAAATTTCTCGACTACGCCCGGCCCGAACCGGCCCGCCTTGAGTCGGTGTCGCTCAATGCCGTGATCGACGCGGCGGTATACGCCGTGGGCGACTACGACGACATGCGGGTCACAGTGAGCGTTCCCGAGAACCTGGCCGTCCTCGCCGACGAGGTCGAACTCTCTCGTGTCATTTCCAACCTGCTTGAAAATGCCCGGCGCTACGGCAAAACAGCCGAAACCGGCGTGGCGGTGGTCGACATTGCGGCCAAGGTCCGGGACCAGTGGGTGCTGCTCAGGGTGCGCGACCACGGCATGGGCGTGGCGCCGGAAACCCTGCCCAAGCTCACACGCCCGTTTTTCCGTGGCGATGCAGCCCGCACGGCCGCAACCGGTGCAGGCCTGGGCCTGGCGATTGTCGAGAAAACAGTCCAGCGCATGGGCGGCGTGTTTGGCCTGACCAACACCGGCTCTGGCGGGCTGGCCGCGCATATCAAGCTGCGCAGAAGCTGAGGCCAGTGCCGGGTGCCCAACTCACCCAACTCACCCGAACCTGCGCGATCAAACGTATAGCCTCAATACAGCAACACCACGGCACGAGCCTCCATGCTCCGGCCCTCCCCGACCGGTCCCATCTTCTCGGCGGTCTTGGCCTTGACATTCACCTGCCCCGGTTCCAGGCCCAGTGCCTGTGCGATCCGCGCGCGCATAGCGAGGATGTGCGGCGCCAGTTTGGGGGCCTGCGCAATGACGGTGCTGTCTATGTTGCCGATACTGTAGCCCCGATCGGCCAGCAGCCGCCCGGCCTCAGCCAGCAGCACCATCGAATCGGCGCCTTTGAAACGCACATCGGTGTCCGGGAAATGGCTGCCAATGTCACCCAGCCCGGCAGCGCCCAGCAAGGCGTCGGTAATGGCATGCAGCAGTACATCGGCATCCGAATGCCCCAGCAAGCCCACCGGGTGCGGAATCTCGACGCCGCCGATGATGAGCTTGCGCCCGGCAACGAGTGCGTGCGTGTCCCAGCCTTCGCCGATACGGAAATGGGGAAGCGGGTTGGCTGGGGTGGACGGCACGGAATTCATGGCATGCGCTTTCACATGAAAATAAAAGTAAAAGGGAATCGTTTCCCGGGCGGTCAACGATGGCCCGGCAACGGCTTCAGGGTCTGCGGCTGCGCGTGAGCAGAATCGCCTCAGCCAGTGCAAAGTCTTCGGGGTAGGTCACCTTGAAATTTTGCGCACTGCCAGCCACCAATTTCGGCGCCAGGCCCAAGGCCTCCATGGCACTGGCTTCGTCGGTCACGGCGGGGCCGGCCAGGTCGAGTGCCCGGCTCAGCGCACCAATGCGAAACATCTGCGGCGTCTGGGCCAGCCACTTATCGTTCCGGTCAATGGTGGCCGCCACACGCCCGCCCACTTCCACCTTGAGGGTGTCGGGCAGCTTGTGCGCAAGCAAACCACCCACCTCGTCGTGTTCGCAGGCATCGATCAGCTGGTTGATTTGCGCAGGGGTAATCAGGCAGCGGGCCGCATCGTGGACCAACACCCAGTCGTGCTCCTCGGCGCCACTGTTGACCAGTGCCTGCAGGCCGTTGCGCACACTCGCGGCGCGGCTGGCGCCGCCGCAAGCGGCCACATCGAAACGCTTGTTCAAGGCCTGATCAAAAAACGGGTCACCGGGCGCCACCACCACCAGCATGCCTGAAAGACGTTCAACATCTGAAAAAGCCGCCAGCGTATGCAACACCATGGCCCTGCCGGCAATCACCTGGTATTGCTTGGCGCCGGGCGTTCCGGCGCGGCTGCCCTGCCCCGCACAGGGAATCAGGGCAAAAAAACGGGAAATGGACGAATTGAGGGAATTTGCGCTGGTTGCCGTCATCGCCTCATCATAGATTCTAAAATCCTCATTCTGCAGGCTGCGAGCACCCCACTCCGAATGGTTTGGGATGCTCGGCTTTTTTCCTGAATTTTCCTGCAACTTTTTCGCCGCATGATTTTTGCTTGCCTCACCTGACCCGACGATTCACCCGACCTAACGACGGCGCACCAATCGATGCATTTACCTCCACTCGTCAGCGGCAAACGCTACACCCTGCCGCAGCCCCCCGGTTCCGCCGATGCCCTGCTACTGGCTCGCCTGGGACAGCGCGAGCAAGCGGCCGGCAAGCTCACGGCCATCATCACGTCGGATGCCACCACCGCGCAGCGCCTGATGGACGAGATGGCGTTTTTTGCGCCCGACCTGCGCTACGCCCTGTTTCCCGACTGGGAGACCCTGCCCTATGACACCTTCTCGCCGCACCAGGACCTGATCAGCGAGCGGCTCGCCACGCTGTGGCGCATTTCACAGCGCGACAAGGACACCGGTGCCGACGTGGTGATCGTGCCGGCCACCACCGCGCTGTACCGCCTGGCGCCGCCGAGCTTTCTGGCGGGCTACACCTTCGAATTCAAGGTCAAGCAAAAGCTCGACGAGAGCCGCCTGAAGGCCCAGCTCACGCTGGCAGGCTACAGCCACGTCACCCAGGTGGTGGGCCCGGGTGAATACGCGGTGCGCGGCGGGCTGATCGACCTGTTTCCGATGGGCTCGCTGGTGCCCTTTCGCGTTGATCTGTTTGACGACGAGATTGACAGCATCCGCACCTTTGACCCGGACAGCCAGCGCAGCCTCTACCCGGTGCCCGAGGTACGCCTGCTGCCGGGCCGAGAGTTTCCGATGGACGACGATGCACGTGCCAAGTTCCGCAAACGCTGGCGCGAACTGCTGGACGGTGACCCGACCAAAAGCCGCATCTACAAGGACATGGGCAATGGCGTCGCCACGTCCGGCATCGAGTACTACCTGCCGCTGTTTTTTGACGAGACCGCCACGGTGTTTGACTACCTCGGCAGCGATGCCACGGTGGTGTTGCATGGAGACCTGGAACCGGCCTTCCAGCGCTTCTGGCAGGACACCAAGGACCGCTACCGGCTGGTGCGTGATGCGCCCGACCGGCCGGCCCTGCCGCCCGAGTCGCTGTTTCTGGGTGCGGAGCAGTTTTATGCACGGGCCAATGGCTATGCGCAGCTGGCGCTGAAAGCGGGGAGCCCTCACCCTAACCCTCTCCCAGGGGGAGAGGGGATCAAAGGGGATTTGCTCCCTCTCCAAGGGGGAGAGGAGAGCAAGGGAGATTTGCTCCCTCTCCCCCTGGGAGAGGGCAGGGGTGAGGGCTCCCCGTACACCGAATTCGACTCACTACCGGCAATGGCCGTTGTGCGCGGCGCCGAAGACCCGCTGGCCCGCTTCAAGGGGCATGTGCGCAACACGGCGCATCGCGTACTCGTGCTGGCCGAAAGCGATGGCCGCCGCGAAAGCCTGCTCGACTTTCTGCGCGCCAGCAATGTCAGCCCGCCCGCCTTCAACTCACTGCAAGACTTCCAGACCAGCGACGAAAAACTCGGCATTGCGACGGCCGCGCTGAACACCGGCTTCAGCTGGCTCGAAGAAGGCATCGACTTCATCACCGAGACCGAACTGTTTGCCGCGGGTGTCACGACTCGCCGGCGCAACAAAAAGCAGGAACAGGTCAGCGATGTCGAAGCCCTGATCAAGGACCTGTCCGAGCTCAATGTCGGCGACCCGGTGGTCCACAGCGCCCACGGCATCGGCCGCTACAGGGGCCTGCTCAACCTGGACCTGGGCCAGGACAAAAACCCGGACGGCTCGCCCTCGCTCCAGGAGTTCCTGCACCTGGAATATGCCGACAAGGCCACGCTGTACGTGCCCGTCAGCCAGTTGCACCTGATCAGCCGCTACACCGGCGTCAGCGCCGAAGAAGCGCCGCTGCACCGGCTGGGCAGCGGCCAGTGGGAAAAAGCCAAGCGCAAGGCGGCTGAGCAGATACGCGACTCCGCCGCCGAGCTGCTGAACATCTATGCCCGCCGCGCGGCGCGCGAAGGCCATGCTTTCCGCTATTCGCCGGGCGACTATGAAGCCTTTGCCAACGACTTCGGCTTTGAGGAAACCGCCGACCAGCGCGCCGCCATCCACGCCGTGATCCAGGACATGATCAGCCCGCGCCCCATGGACCGGCTGGTTTGCGGCGACGTGGGCTTCGGCAAAACCGAGGTTGCCCTGCGCGCCGCCTTCATTGCCATCACCGGCGGCAAACAGGTGGCCCTGTTGGCCCCCACCACCCTGTTGGCCGAGCAGCATTACCAGACGCTGGTGGACCGTTTTGCCAAGTGGCCGGTCAAGGTTGCCGAGATGAGCCGCTTCAGGTCAGCCAGGGAAATCACCGCAGCCATCAAGGGGCTCGCCGACGGCAGCGTCGACATTGTCGTGGGCACCCACAAGCTGCTCAGCCAGGACGTGAAGTTCCAGCGACTGGGCCTGCTGATCATCGACGAGGAGCACCGCTTTGGTGTGCGCCACAAGGAGACCATGAAGGCCATGCGGGCCGAGGTGGATGTCCTCACGCTGACGGCCACACCGATTCCGCGCACGCTGGGCATGGCGCTGGAAGGCCTGCGCGATCTGAGCGTGATCGCCACGGCGCCGCAGCGCCGGCTGGCCATCAAGACCTTCGTGCGCAGCGAAAACAATGGTGTGATCCGCGAAGCCGTGCTGCGTGAGCTGAAGCGCGGCGGGCAGGTTTACTTCCTGCACAACGAGGTGGAAACCATCCAGAACCGGCGCGAAAAGCTCGAAGAGATACTGCCGGAAGCACGCATTGCCGTAGCCCACGGCCAGATGCCCGAGCGCGAGCTGGAGCGCGTGATGAAGGACTTCGTGGCCCAGCGCTACAACCTGCTGCTGTGCTCCACCATCATCGAAACCGGTATTGACGTGCCCAGTGCCAATACCATCGTGATGAGCCGCGCCGACAAGTTTGGTCTGGCGCAGCTGCACCAGCTGCGCGGGCGCGTCGGCCGCAGCCACCACCAGGCCTATGCCTACCTGATGGTGCCCGACATCGAAGGCCTGACCAAGCAGGCCAGCCAGCGGCTTGAAGCGATCCAGCAGATGGAGGAGCTCGGTTCTGGCTTTTACCTGGCCATGCACGACCTAGAAATCCGCGGCACCGGCGAGGTACTCGGTGAAAGCCAGAGCGGCAACATGCTGGAGGTGGGCTTTCAGCTGTACAACGAGATGCTCAGCGAAGCCGTGGCGTCCCTCAAGGCCGGCCGCGAGCCGGACCTGCTGTCGCCCCTGAGCGTGACCACCGAGATCAACCTGCATGCCCCGGCGCTGTTGCCCAACGACTACTGCGGCGATGTGCACCTGCGCCTGAGCTTTTACAAAAAACTGGCCACCGCCAAAAACACCGACCAGATCGACGCGCTGCTGGAAGAAATCGTGGACCGCTTCGGCAAGCTGCCGCCGCAGGCACAGACTCTGATCGACGTGCACCGGCTGCGCGTGATCGCCAGGCCGTATGGCGTGGTCAAGGTGGATGCAGCACCGGGCCTGATCAACATCACCTTCAAGAAGGACCCGCCGATCGACTCGATGGCCATCATGCAGCTGATCCAGAAAAACCGGCACATCAAGCTGGCCGGCAACGACAAGCTGCGCATTGAGCGTGCGCTTGAAAACCCCAAGGACCGCGCGCAGATGGTGCGCGATGTGCTCAGGAGTTTGGGGCAGCCCAAACCCGTGACATATGCCGAGGCATAGGCTAAACTAACGCATATCCGCACTCATTGGAGAAGATCATGCATCACGTCGCTGAAAAAACTGCTGAATACCCAGTGGAAGCCCCGGCACGTCATGTCCGCCTGTTTCGCAACGGGGCGAATCAGGCCGTGCGAATTCCCAAAGAATTTGAATTGCCCGGCAAAGAGGCGGTCATGCACCGCGAAGGCGACAAGCTCATCATCGAACCGATTCAACCAAAGCATCCCAAGGGCAGCGCTGCGGCACTGCTGGCCGCGCTGGAAAGCATGAAAAGCTGGGAGCCCATGCTCGAAGAATTTCCCGACGTGGACGAGGGGCTCTTGCCGCTGGATGACATCAAGCTATGAGTAGAAGGTTTCTGCTCGACACCAATATCATTTCCAACATGATGCGTGACGCCAACGGCATCGCCGCCCAGCGCTTTGCACAAATCGCAAAAGAATTCGAGTCATCCGACGTATGCACCAGCGTGGTAGTTCAGTGTGAGCTGCGCTTTGGCCTGACGCGTAAATCCCATCCCCGGTTGGAGCTGGCCTATGAACGGGTGATGCAATCCCTGGAAATCCTGCCGCTGGGCAGTGAAGTGGCCGACTGTTACGCACAGCTTAGAACCGCGTTAGAACAACAGGGCACTCCCATAGGCCCCAACGACACCCTGATTGCCGCTCACGCGCTGGCGCTGGACTGCACGCTGGTGACGGATAACGAAGCGGAATTTCGCCGTGTGCCGGGTTTACGGGTGGAAAACTGGCTGAAAGAGGAAGTGGTCAAGGAAGTCGCGCAAGTTGGCCCGAAGTGACTCCACCGTGAAAACTTATACAAAATAGCCTCTAGCCGCAGCCAAAACTGCGCAAGAAGCTATCAAAACAATAGCGAATTTCACCCATGAACACCCCCGACGACCTGCTGCAAAACCTGGAGCACCTGAGCCGCGTGAAATCGTGGATGCGCAACACGCAGCCAGCCACACAGCGCGGTGTATCTCTTTAACCGTATTTTTTTAATCCATGCAACCCACTGAAATCTCCCCCGGCCTCGTCGTCAACGTCGCCACACCCGACCTGAAACTCAGCGATTTCAAGCTGATCGCCTTTGACATGGACTCTACGCTCATCAACATTGAGTGCGTGGACGAAATTGCCGACGCGGCCGGCCGCAAGGCGGAAGTGGCGGCCATCACCGAAGCGGCCATGCGCGGCGAAATCAGCGACTACAAGGAAAGCCTTCGCCAGCGCGTGGCCCTGCTCAAGGGCGTCAGCGTCGCCAGCATGGACGAGGTCTACCGCACGCGGCTCCGGTTGAACCCCGGCGCCGCCAGGCTGGTACAAGCCTGCAAGGACGCCGGCCTGAAGGTGCTGCTGGTCAGCGGCGGCTTCACCTTTTTTACCGACCGCATCCGGGACGAGCTGGGTATTGACTACACCCGCTCCAATGTCCTGGAGACCACGGACGGCCTGCTCACCGGCCGCATGGTGGACCAGCCTTGGGGCGATATCTGCGACGGCGAAGAAAAGCGCAAGATGCTGCTGGAGACCTGCGGCCAGCTGGGCATCAGCCCGCGGCAGGCCATTGCCATGGGTGACGGCGCCAACGACCTGCCCATGATGGGTGAAGCCGGTTTGTCGGTGGCCTACCACGCCAAGCCCAGGGTGCGCGAGCAGGCCATGGTGGCCATCAACGAGGGCGGGCTGGACCGGTTGCTGGAACTCGTGAAATAGGCCGGCGCCGCCGCCATGCCCTTATTCAGGAAATTCGAAAGGCTGCTGCACGCCTACCCGGAGGCCGAGCCAGCCGTACTGCCCAAGGGCTTCGTCGCCTTCATCTGGGCGTGCAGCCGCGGCGCCCGCGGCTATATCCTGATGCTGGCGCTGCTGGCTGCCGCGATATCGGCCTTTGAAGCGCTGATGTTTGCCATGCTGGGCCGCATCGTGGACTGGCTGGGCAAGGCCGAGCCGGCGCGCTTGTGGACTGATCATGGCGCCACCCTCACGGTGCTGGCGTGGATAGTGCTGGGCAGCGTTGTCGTGGTCGCGCTGCAGACCATCGTCAAGCACCAGACGGTGGCCATCAACTTCCCGATGCGCCTGCGCTGGAACTTCCACCGTCTGATGCTGGGCCAGAGCATGGCCTTTTACCAGGACGAATTTGCCGGCCGCCTGACCACCAAGGTGATGCAGACCGCACTGGCTGTGCGCGACACGCTGTTTGTGCTGGCCGATGTGCTGGTGGCCATGGTGGTCTATGTGGCGACCATGACCGTACTGGCCGCCGCCTTCGACACCCGGCTGATGGCCCCCTTCCTGGCCTGGCTGACGCTGTACATCGCGTCGCTCTGCTTCTTTGTACCGCGGCTG
Coding sequences:
- a CDS encoding SIMPL domain-containing protein (The SIMPL domain is named for its presence in mouse protein SIMPL (signalling molecule that associates with mouse pelle-like kinase). Bacterial member BP26, from Brucella, was shown to assemble into a channel-like structure, while YggE from E. coli has been associated with resistance to oxidative stress.), whose amino-acid sequence is MRTQKWIAACLLLAGAAGALAQTTPREPLQNVAQLSASGSVEVQQDLLSISMSTTVGGTDAGAVQTQLKQALDTALAQARQAVAPGQMDVRTGNFSLYPRYGKDGKINGWQGSTELVLEGRDFSRITSTAGKIQTLTLANVSFALSREQRARVEGEAQALAIERFKAKAGEVSKSFGFNSYTLREVSITANDQGYPPRPRMMAMQAKGDMAEAAIPVEAGKSTVLVSVSGSVQMK
- the ompR gene encoding osmolarity response regulator transcription factor OmpR, translating into MTQAQPTARADKILILDDDARIRDLLRRYLAQEGFEVILAEDSKALNRIMLRDAVDLIVLDLMMPGEDGLSICRRLRAANDRTPIIMLTAKGEDVDRIVGLEVGADDYLAKPFNPRELLARIHAVLRRRPTAEVPGAPSSDQEVITFGPFSFDMGLRTLHKNGEELPLTTGEFAMLKTLVRHPRQPLSREKLAQLARGREFEPFDRSLDVQVSRLRKLIEVDAAVPRYIQTVWGIGYVFVPDGTN
- a CDS encoding sensor histidine kinase, with the translated sequence MDATNPIPLETAPAPLEMRPRRGFSLFWRTFFFLALLLLGSIVAWLQTFRALESEPRAIQSAQQLASMVNLSRAALRYSDSIARVSLIKTLADEERVRITPREPKDKFELFESDDELGERITQELQARLGGNTVVASTVNGQKGLWVGFAIDGDAYWLLTDPSKMGPSRGSTWVIWLITAAILSLAGAAFIARLINRPLKQLSFAASRMRDGDFDASLLDEKVATSEIREVNIGFNRMAEQLSKIEQDRVIMLAGISHDLRTPLARLRLETEMSVADKDARDHMAADITQLDAIIDKFLDYARPEPARLESVSLNAVIDAAVYAVGDYDDMRVTVSVPENLAVLADEVELSRVISNLLENARRYGKTAETGVAVVDIAAKVRDQWVLLRVRDHGMGVAPETLPKLTRPFFRGDAARTAATGAGLGLAIVEKTVQRMGGVFGLTNTGSGGLAAHIKLRRS
- the ispF gene encoding 2-C-methyl-D-erythritol 2,4-cyclodiphosphate synthase produces the protein MNSVPSTPANPLPHFRIGEGWDTHALVAGRKLIIGGVEIPHPVGLLGHSDADVLLHAITDALLGAAGLGDIGSHFPDTDVRFKGADSMVLLAEAGRLLADRGYSIGNIDSTVIAQAPKLAPHILAMRARIAQALGLEPGQVNVKAKTAEKMGPVGEGRSMEARAVVLLY
- the ispD gene encoding 2-C-methyl-D-erythritol 4-phosphate cytidylyltransferase; the protein is MTATSANSLNSSISRFFALIPCAGQGSRAGTPGAKQYQVIAGRAMVLHTLAAFSDVERLSGMLVVVAPGDPFFDQALNKRFDVAACGGASRAASVRNGLQALVNSGAEEHDWVLVHDAARCLITPAQINQLIDACEHDEVGGLLAHKLPDTLKVEVGGRVAATIDRNDKWLAQTPQMFRIGALSRALDLAGPAVTDEASAMEALGLAPKLVAGSAQNFKVTYPEDFALAEAILLTRSRRP
- the mfd gene encoding transcription-repair coupling factor, producing the protein MHLPPLVSGKRYTLPQPPGSADALLLARLGQREQAAGKLTAIITSDATTAQRLMDEMAFFAPDLRYALFPDWETLPYDTFSPHQDLISERLATLWRISQRDKDTGADVVIVPATTALYRLAPPSFLAGYTFEFKVKQKLDESRLKAQLTLAGYSHVTQVVGPGEYAVRGGLIDLFPMGSLVPFRVDLFDDEIDSIRTFDPDSQRSLYPVPEVRLLPGREFPMDDDARAKFRKRWRELLDGDPTKSRIYKDMGNGVATSGIEYYLPLFFDETATVFDYLGSDATVVLHGDLEPAFQRFWQDTKDRYRLVRDAPDRPALPPESLFLGAEQFYARANGYAQLALKAGSPHPNPLPGGEGIKGDLLPLQGGEESKGDLLPLPLGEGRGEGSPYTEFDSLPAMAVVRGAEDPLARFKGHVRNTAHRVLVLAESDGRRESLLDFLRASNVSPPAFNSLQDFQTSDEKLGIATAALNTGFSWLEEGIDFITETELFAAGVTTRRRNKKQEQVSDVEALIKDLSELNVGDPVVHSAHGIGRYRGLLNLDLGQDKNPDGSPSLQEFLHLEYADKATLYVPVSQLHLISRYTGVSAEEAPLHRLGSGQWEKAKRKAAEQIRDSAAELLNIYARRAAREGHAFRYSPGDYEAFANDFGFEETADQRAAIHAVIQDMISPRPMDRLVCGDVGFGKTEVALRAAFIAITGGKQVALLAPTTLLAEQHYQTLVDRFAKWPVKVAEMSRFRSAREITAAIKGLADGSVDIVVGTHKLLSQDVKFQRLGLLIIDEEHRFGVRHKETMKAMRAEVDVLTLTATPIPRTLGMALEGLRDLSVIATAPQRRLAIKTFVRSENNGVIREAVLRELKRGGQVYFLHNEVETIQNRREKLEEILPEARIAVAHGQMPERELERVMKDFVAQRYNLLLCSTIIETGIDVPSANTIVMSRADKFGLAQLHQLRGRVGRSHHQAYAYLMVPDIEGLTKQASQRLEAIQQMEELGSGFYLAMHDLEIRGTGEVLGESQSGNMLEVGFQLYNEMLSEAVASLKAGREPDLLSPLSVTTEINLHAPALLPNDYCGDVHLRLSFYKKLATAKNTDQIDALLEEIVDRFGKLPPQAQTLIDVHRLRVIARPYGVVKVDAAPGLINITFKKDPPIDSMAIMQLIQKNRHIKLAGNDKLRIERALENPKDRAQMVRDVLRSLGQPKPVTYAEA
- a CDS encoding antitoxin, which encodes MHHVAEKTAEYPVEAPARHVRLFRNGANQAVRIPKEFELPGKEAVMHREGDKLIIEPIQPKHPKGSAAALLAALESMKSWEPMLEEFPDVDEGLLPLDDIKL
- a CDS encoding type II toxin-antitoxin system VapC family toxin gives rise to the protein MMRDANGIAAQRFAQIAKEFESSDVCTSVVVQCELRFGLTRKSHPRLELAYERVMQSLEILPLGSEVADCYAQLRTALEQQGTPIGPNDTLIAAHALALDCTLVTDNEAEFRRVPGLRVENWLKEEVVKEVAQVGPK
- the serB gene encoding phosphoserine phosphatase SerB encodes the protein MQPTEISPGLVVNVATPDLKLSDFKLIAFDMDSTLINIECVDEIADAAGRKAEVAAITEAAMRGEISDYKESLRQRVALLKGVSVASMDEVYRTRLRLNPGAARLVQACKDAGLKVLLVSGGFTFFTDRIRDELGIDYTRSNVLETTDGLLTGRMVDQPWGDICDGEEKRKMLLETCGQLGISPRQAIAMGDGANDLPMMGEAGLSVAYHAKPRVREQAMVAINEGGLDRLLELVK